A stretch of Lathyrus oleraceus cultivar Zhongwan6 chromosome 6, CAAS_Psat_ZW6_1.0, whole genome shotgun sequence DNA encodes these proteins:
- the LOC127095544 gene encoding uncharacterized protein LOC127095544 — protein MAPYEALYGRRCRTPLCWYEVGENKILGSEFVQQTTDQVKLIRGKMKAAQDRQKSYSDKRRRPLEFEAGDHVFIRVTPRAGIARAIKTRKLTPRKYYPDPSHVIEPESVELRDNLEYEALPVKVLDHRIKELRGKQIPLVRVLLDDITGDSTWEREEDMRQKYPPMF, from the exons atggctccatatgaagcattgtatggaCGAAGGTGTCGaacgcctttatgttggtatgaagTTGGAGAAAATAAAATATTGGGTTCAGAATTTGTGCAACAAACAACAGACCAGGTTAAGCTTATTAGAGGAAAGATGAAAGCTGCACAGGATCGTCAAAAGAGTTATAGTGATAAAAGGAGAAGACCTTTGGAATTTGAGGCAGGAGATCACGTGTTCATTAGGGTAACTCCTAGAGCGGGAATTGCACGAGCAATCAAAACTAGGAAGTTAACACCAAG GAAGTATTATCCTGACCCTTCACATGTCATTGAGCCTGAAAGTGTGGAACTTAGAGATAACCTAGAATATGAGGCTTTACCTGTCAAAGTTTTAGATCATCGAATTAAGGAACTTCGTGGAAAGCAGATACCATTGGTTAGAGTTTTGTTGGATGATATAACTGGTGATTCTACCTGGGAAAGAGAAGAGGACATGCGTCAAAAGTATCCACCTATGTTTTAG